A stretch of Arachis hypogaea cultivar Tifrunner chromosome 15, arahy.Tifrunner.gnm2.J5K5, whole genome shotgun sequence DNA encodes these proteins:
- the LOC112746860 gene encoding EPIDERMAL PATTERNING FACTOR-like protein 2 — protein sequence MGCDHCGQRLSFLRFSLLFLIVSSWSHHGFVAEGRKSLKQKGSQQVVSEDDKTMMRAQIGSRPPRCEKRCRSCEHCEAIQVPTNPQAKNNSKLKTIAYASGEDNSNYKPMSWKCKCGNLIFNP from the exons ATGGGGTGTGATCATTGTGGTCAAAGACTAAGCTTTCTtaggttctctcttctctttctcataGTTTCAAGCTGGAGCCACCATGGATTTGTTGCTGAag GAAGAAAGAGTCTAAAACAGAAGGGTTCTCAACAGGTAGTGAGTGAAGATGATAAGACGATGATGAGAGCACAGATAGGGTCAAGGCCACCAAGGTGTGAGAAAAGGTGCAGGTCATGTGAACACTGTGAGGCTATTCAGGTTCCTACAAATCCACAAGCTAAGAATAATTCAAAGCTTAAAACAATTGCTTATGCAAGTGGTGAAGACAATTCCAACTACAAGCCCATGAGTTGGAAGTGCAAATGTGGCAACCTCATTTTCAACCCCTGA